The Pseudanabaena yagii GIHE-NHR1 genome segment TGGCAATTACATACTGTGATTCACGGTCAAGAAATCTTTACTCAATAGGTTGTATTTTTAATTCTGCCTATGCTCATTTACTTCGCTGCTCCCCTATTTTCACAAGCCGAATGCTCTTTTAATCAGTCATTAACTACAAAGTTAGAGCAAATTGGCTATCAAGTTTTCTTGCCTCAGCGCGATGGTGTTAAGGGAGATCAACCACCCTATAAACAAATGTCAAAAGAGGAACGTAGGCTAACTATGTTTCAGCTTGACACTACAAAAATCAGGCAATCAGTCAGACATATTCCTGTTCGTACTCGATGGTCGTGTTCCAGATGAAGGGGCTTGTGTTGAACTTGGTATTGCCTATACCTAATAAAACAACTCAACATCCGACTAAATTACTGATTGGTTTACATACTGACGTACGAGCTGCATTTATCGGCTCAAAGCTCAATCCGATGATTTTTGTCCCTTTAGAACGTATTGCCACTAATGAGGATGAATTATTGCAATGGTTAAAGCATTACTGGAATTTTCAAACTCTAATCAATTAGAAATTTCATTACAGCCTGTTGAAGCTTAAAGTAAGTTTTGAAAGCGCAGCTTCGCTGCGCTTTCAAAACTTACTCTAGGTTTTAATTCAGCGCAACGCGCTGTAGCGTCAGTTCAAGCTTGTGAAGTTTAAACAAAAAAACAAGTAGCGGTGATCGCGCCGCTACTTGTTTTTTTGTTTTTGATTTGTTTATCTCTTTCATTGCTATAGAAATTCCTAGAAAAATCTAGTAGTTGTCTAAAGTTCTGGGTTTTCGTGCTTTATTTGTCAATTTATTTATTTTTATAGATTTATATTGCTAAAATGTTACATACCGCAATATAAATACAAATTCCCCATAACTTTAGGCAAAAGGAACAAATATATGGCACTTTTCGGATTATTTGGCAAAAAAGATCAAAGCAATGACTCTGAGAAATCAGGAGATTCATACTTCTTAGACGCAGATTCTGCTAAAACCTTTGGTGATATTGACTACATGCGTACACCCAAGGCTGTTAAAAAAACATTCCCAACCGTTAATGGTGTTCAGGGAGCAAAAGTTGTAGAAATCGTTTCTGCTACCGAAAAGACTGAAGGTTCTGAACTAGAAGTTACGAGCAGCAAAACTTCTGAATCGGCTCCCACCCCTAAATTTGAACCAAAACTAAGCAACACTCGCGTGGATTCCAGCATGGATATCTTCCTGAATATGGCAAAAGATATCAAAAAGCGTTAGACAACAATCAAATCTCTGCTAAAACAAAAAGCCCTCGCTCAGCGAGGGCTTTTTTGATGATTAGTCAAAACCAAGGAGGTCGAAAATATCGCGATCCTTGAGGGGTTGAGCATATAAAGGCTCAGCGTTTTCTAACATCCCCTTCGCCAGCTTGAGATATTCTTGCTGGACTTCTAAAACCTCAGGATCGGGTTCCATTTCAAAGACTGTGCATTTTTTCAAACGACTGCGACGGATTGCATCAACAGTACGGAAATGCGCCAGAGTCTTCAAGCCTACCCGCTCGTTAAACTTATCAATCTGATCAGTTCCTTCGCTACGGTTGGCAATGATGCCGCCGAGACGCACACGATAGTTCTTCGCTTTCGATTGAATCGCCGCCACAATCCGATTCATCGCAAAGATCGAGTCGAAGTCATTAGCAGTAACGATCAAACAGTAATGGGCATGTTGTAATGGTGCTGCAAATCCTCCGCAGACTACATCACCTAGTACATCAAAAATGACCACATCGGTATCTTCGAGTAAATGATGCTCTTTGAGAAGTTTCACAGTTTGACCTGTGACATAGCCGCCGCAACCAGTACCTGCTGGGGGACCTCCTGCCTCGATACACATTACGCCATTATAACCTTCAAACATGAAGTCATCAGTTTGTAATTCTTCGGAATGGAAGTTAACGGTTTCAAGAATATCGATAACAGTAGGAACCATTCTCTTGGTGAGAGTAAAGGTGCTGTCATGTTTGGGATC includes the following:
- a CDS encoding TIR domain-containing protein; its protein translation is MLIYFAAPLFSQAECSFNQSLTTKLEQIGYQVFLPQRDGVKGDQPPYKQMSKEERRLTMFQLDTTKIRQSVRHIPVRTRWSCSR
- the bchL gene encoding ferredoxin:protochlorophyllide reductase (ATP-dependent) iron-sulfur ATP-binding protein; translated protein: MVVANVRPPVVNKGEDGEGSLQVHQDPSMVIEGALVIAVYGKGGIGKSTTSSNLSAAFSHLGKRVLQIGCDPKHDSTFTLTKRMVPTVIDILETVNFHSEELQTDDFMFEGYNGVMCIEAGGPPAGTGCGGYVTGQTVKLLKEHHLLEDTDVVIFDVLGDVVCGGFAAPLQHAHYCLIVTANDFDSIFAMNRIVAAIQSKAKNYRVRLGGIIANRSEGTDQIDKFNERVGLKTLAHFRTVDAIRRSRLKKCTVFEMEPDPEVLEVQQEYLKLAKGMLENAEPLYAQPLKDRDIFDLLGFD